From bacterium, the proteins below share one genomic window:
- a CDS encoding acetyl-CoA C-acetyltransferase: protein MTIGKAKDTVIVGAARTAVGRFHGSLSCLRAPELGAVAIKAAVERSRVNPADVEGVIMGNVCPAGIGQAPARQAAVKSGLSVEIPALTVNKVCGSGMIATALGCQMIKAGDAKVVVTGGQESMSNVPYYLKQLRVGNKMGDVKMQDGMIYDGLWDFFGDVHMGELGDFTATEAGVTRQEQDKWAAGSHAKAIAAIKAGKFKAEITPVVIPQRKGDPIVFDTDEGPRADTTFEKLSTLRPVFTKDGTVTAGNASSINDAGAALVLADGAYAKQKGLTPLARVVAYATGGGEPKRLFFAPIKAINNLLQVQGVKIDHFDLIEINEAFASQVLADGKGLGWNWDKVNVNGGAIALGHPIGCSGARIIVSIIHALKDRGLKTGLCAACLGGGEATAISVELM from the coding sequence ATGACTATTGGGAAGGCAAAGGATACTGTGATTGTCGGCGCCGCGCGGACGGCGGTGGGTCGGTTCCACGGCTCGCTCTCATGCCTGCGCGCTCCGGAGTTGGGAGCGGTCGCAATCAAGGCGGCGGTCGAGCGGTCGAGGGTCAACCCGGCTGACGTTGAGGGCGTGATAATGGGCAACGTCTGCCCGGCCGGCATCGGCCAGGCCCCGGCCCGCCAGGCCGCAGTGAAGTCGGGGCTTTCGGTCGAGATTCCGGCCCTTACCGTGAACAAGGTCTGCGGTTCGGGCATGATTGCCACGGCGCTGGGCTGCCAGATGATCAAGGCCGGAGACGCCAAGGTGGTCGTGACCGGCGGCCAGGAATCCATGTCCAACGTGCCGTACTACTTGAAGCAGCTGCGCGTCGGTAACAAGATGGGCGACGTCAAGATGCAGGACGGGATGATCTACGACGGACTCTGGGATTTCTTCGGCGACGTCCACATGGGTGAGCTCGGTGATTTCACCGCAACCGAGGCCGGCGTGACCCGCCAGGAGCAGGACAAGTGGGCTGCGGGCAGCCACGCCAAGGCCATCGCGGCGATCAAGGCCGGGAAGTTCAAGGCCGAGATTACGCCGGTCGTGATTCCGCAGCGCAAGGGCGACCCAATCGTGTTCGATACCGACGAAGGTCCGCGTGCCGACACGACGTTCGAGAAGCTATCCACCCTGAGGCCGGTGTTCACCAAGGACGGGACGGTGACGGCGGGCAATGCCTCTTCAATCAATGATGCCGGGGCTGCGCTGGTCCTGGCAGATGGCGCGTACGCAAAGCAGAAGGGTCTGACCCCGCTGGCCCGCGTCGTGGCATACGCCACGGGCGGCGGGGAGCCGAAGCGGCTCTTCTTTGCTCCAATCAAGGCGATCAACAACCTACTGCAGGTCCAGGGGGTGAAGATTGACCACTTTGACCTGATTGAGATCAACGAGGCATTCGCATCGCAGGTGCTCGCCGATGGCAAAGGTCTGGGGTGGAACTGGGACAAGGTGAATGTGAACGGTGGCGCGATAGCGCTCGGGCACCCGATCGGCTGCTCCGGTGCGCGAATCATCGTGTCCATCATCCACGCCTTGAAGGACCGGGGCTTGAAGACCGGCCTTTGCGCGGCATGCTTGGGCGGCGGCGAGGCCACGGCCATTAGCGTCGAGCTCATGTAA
- a CDS encoding four helix bundle protein yields MNVADHAGSCSGRRTRQDLKARTKRFALDALRFCTALPRRPECVVVARQLMRSATSVGANYRAACRARSRADFVAKLALVEEEADESLYWLELLKELNVPAGEDIVRLMSEAGELVSIVVASKKTAREGR; encoded by the coding sequence ATGAACGTGGCGGACCATGCGGGAAGCTGCTCCGGCAGGAGGACGCGCCAGGATCTGAAAGCCCGGACGAAGCGGTTCGCACTGGATGCACTTCGGTTCTGTACGGCGCTTCCGCGACGTCCTGAGTGTGTCGTCGTCGCCAGGCAGTTGATGCGGTCGGCTACGTCGGTGGGTGCCAACTACCGAGCCGCGTGTCGGGCTCGGTCCAGAGCTGATTTCGTAGCCAAACTGGCGTTGGTGGAGGAGGAAGCTGACGAGAGTCTCTACTGGCTTGAGCTATTGAAGGAACTGAATGTTCCGGCAGGCGAGGACATTGTCCGGTTGATGTCTGAAGCAGGTGAACTCGTGTCGATTGTCGTGGCGTCAAAGAAGACCGCCCGCGAGGGCAGGTGA
- the tsaE gene encoding tRNA (adenosine(37)-N6)-threonylcarbamoyltransferase complex ATPase subunit type 1 TsaE: MPVYHVDLYRLSENSDFESIGLDSYLEGEGVCLIEWAERAEKILPDRAIRVRMDVEGSGRRIEITGLRAPI, from the coding sequence GTGCCGGTCTACCACGTTGATCTCTACCGGCTGAGCGAGAACAGCGACTTTGAGTCGATCGGGCTTGATTCTTACCTTGAAGGTGAAGGCGTCTGTCTGATCGAGTGGGCTGAGCGGGCGGAGAAGATCCTGCCGGACAGGGCGATACGGGTGCGGATGGACGTCGAGGGTTCCGGCCGACGGATTGAGATTACCGGCCTACGTGCGCCGATCTAG
- a CDS encoding four helix bundle protein, translated as MKTDLELRTRRFALDVIRFCSGLPRRVEFQVIAKQLLRSATSVGANYRSAQRARSRADFIAKLAIVEEEADESVYWMQLLADLSCGPRSELERLLDEARQLVAIFVASRKTAKRGL; from the coding sequence GTGAAAACGGATCTTGAGCTGCGGACCCGACGGTTCGCGCTGGACGTTATTCGCTTCTGCTCGGGTCTACCCAGGCGGGTTGAGTTTCAGGTCATCGCGAAGCAATTGCTGCGTTCAGCCACGTCAGTGGGAGCCAACTATCGTTCCGCACAGCGCGCGCGGTCTCGGGCGGATTTCATCGCCAAGCTCGCCATCGTGGAAGAGGAGGCGGACGAATCTGTCTACTGGATGCAGTTGCTTGCAGATCTGTCGTGCGGACCGAGGTCGGAGCTTGAACGGCTCCTTGATGAGGCCAGGCAACTTGTAGCCATCTTCGTTGCGTCAAGGAAGACGGCAAAGCGCGGGCTGTAG